Proteins encoded in a region of the Halosimplex halophilum genome:
- a CDS encoding DUF7557 family protein — MTTSIRISEETKRKLEAVKRDDETFDELLGRLAVTRSESDVREMAGFGGPGVAEGMKEAREDLNGSGNEADDS, encoded by the coding sequence ATGACCACGTCCATTCGCATTTCCGAGGAGACGAAACGCAAGCTCGAAGCGGTGAAACGGGACGACGAGACGTTCGACGAACTACTCGGCAGGCTGGCAGTCACCCGGAGCGAGTCCGATGTCCGTGAGATGGCAGGGTTCGGCGGACCTGGGGTTGCCGAAGGCATGAAAGAGGCCCGCGAAGACCTGAACGGATCAGGGAACGAGGCCGACGACTCGTAG
- a CDS encoding sugar phosphate isomerase/epimerase family protein, protein MTAPLPISGFADEIADDLDDQLATLESLDISHLDLRGVWNENALDLSADRLDALEATLAERGFAVTSIGSPIGKIGVEDDFDPHLERLERALELANRFDTDRVRVFSYYIPDGDDPADHREEVLRRTRTAVEKAESAGVTLVLENEKDIYGDTPGRMRDLLTTIDSPHLRAVFDPANYLEIGVRPYPDALLQVVEYVDQVHVKDAEFGERGEIRPAGEGDGRIGETVAALHERGFDGPLSLEPHLAFAGSAYGYSGPEGFEAAAGALKDELDEAGVEYE, encoded by the coding sequence ATGACCGCACCCCTGCCGATCAGCGGGTTCGCCGACGAGATCGCCGACGACCTCGACGACCAGCTCGCGACGCTCGAATCGCTCGACATCAGCCACCTCGACCTCCGGGGCGTCTGGAACGAAAACGCGCTCGACCTCTCGGCGGACCGGCTGGACGCCCTCGAAGCGACGCTGGCCGAGCGCGGCTTCGCGGTCACCTCCATCGGCTCGCCGATCGGCAAGATCGGCGTCGAGGACGACTTCGACCCCCACTTGGAGCGACTGGAGCGCGCGCTCGAACTCGCGAACCGCTTCGACACCGACCGTGTACGGGTGTTCTCCTACTACATCCCCGACGGCGACGACCCGGCGGACCACCGCGAGGAAGTCCTGCGGCGGACCCGCACGGCGGTCGAGAAGGCCGAGTCGGCGGGCGTGACGCTCGTCCTGGAGAACGAGAAGGACATCTACGGCGACACGCCCGGCCGGATGCGCGACCTGCTGACGACCATCGACTCGCCGCACCTGCGGGCGGTCTTCGACCCCGCGAACTACCTCGAAATCGGCGTTCGGCCGTATCCCGACGCGCTCCTGCAGGTCGTCGAGTACGTCGACCAGGTCCACGTCAAGGACGCCGAGTTCGGCGAGCGCGGCGAGATCCGCCCCGCCGGCGAGGGCGACGGCCGGATCGGCGAGACCGTGGCGGCGCTGCACGAGCGGGGCTTCGACGGCCCGCTGTCGCTGGAGCCGCACCTGGCGTTCGCGGGGTCGGCCTACGGCTACAGCGGCCCCGAGGGGTTCGAGGCGGCCGCCGGAGCGCTGAAAGACGAACTAGACGAGGCGGGCGTCGAGTACGAGTAA